The Brassica oleracea var. oleracea cultivar TO1000 chromosome C6, BOL, whole genome shotgun sequence genome includes a region encoding these proteins:
- the LOC106299928 gene encoding ethylene receptor 1-like — MDENGVSRMVTKGLLVHLGCEVTTVSSNEECLRVVSHEHRVVFMDVCTPGVENYQIALRIHEKFTKRHQRPLLVALTGNTDKSTKEKCMSFGLDGVLLKPVSLDNMRNVLSDLLEHRVLYEAM; from the exons ATGGATGAGAACGG GGTAAGTAGAATGGTGACGAAGGGACTTCTTGTACACCTTGGATGCGAAGTGACCACGGTGAGTTCAAACGAGGAGTGTCTCAGAGTTGTATCCCATGAGCACAGAGTGGTCTTCATGGACGTGTGCACCCCCGGGGTCGAAAACTACCAGATCGCTCTCCGTATACACGAGAAATTCACTAAACGCCACCAAAGGCCACTGCTCGTGGCGCTCACTGGTAACACCGACAAATCCACAAAGGAGAAATGCATGAGCTTTGGTCTAGACGGCGTGTTGCTCAAACCCGTGTCGCTAGACAACATGAGGAACGTTCTGTCTGATCTTCTAGAACATCGGGTTCTATACGAGGCCATGTAA